The Kluyvera intermedia genome window below encodes:
- a CDS encoding ATP-dependent endonuclease, with amino-acid sequence MLLERTEIAGFRGINRLSLMLEENNVLIGENAWGKSSLLDALTLLLSPHEGLYHFVHNDFWFPPGDVEGREHHLHIILTFRENEPGRSRGRRYRGLSDCWTLCDDGYQRIFYRLEGELAADGSVLTLRSFIDSNGHALELDDIDARARELIRLMPVLRLRDARFMRRIRNGTVPNVPDVEITARQLDFLSRELVTSPQNLSDGQIRQGLAAMGQLLEHYFSEQGSGPAIQRLMRRRSHDEQRSWRYLDLINRMIDKPGARNHRVILLGMFATLLQAKGAVRLDKDARPLLLVEDPETRLHPIMLSVAWSLLNLMPLQRIATTNSGELLSLTPMQNVCRLVRESSRVAAWRLGPEGMNAEDSRRISFHIRFNRASSLFARCWLLVEGETETWVINELARQCGHHFDAEGIKVIEFAQSGLKPLIKFARRMGIEWHVLVDGDEAGKKYAATVRGLLNNDREQERYHLTTLPALDMEHFMYKQGFSNVYHRVAQLPENIPMNMRRVITKAIHRSSKPDLAIEVAMEAGRRGIDAVPPLLKKMFSRVVWLARGKAD; translated from the coding sequence ATGCTTCTTGAACGCACCGAGATTGCAGGGTTTCGCGGCATTAATCGTTTATCGTTAATGCTGGAGGAGAATAACGTCTTAATCGGCGAGAACGCATGGGGTAAATCAAGCCTGCTTGATGCGTTAACGCTGCTGCTCTCTCCGCACGAGGGCCTGTACCACTTTGTTCATAACGATTTTTGGTTCCCCCCGGGCGATGTCGAAGGGCGCGAACACCACCTGCATATCATTCTGACTTTCCGTGAAAATGAACCGGGGCGAAGCCGCGGACGGCGTTACCGTGGTCTCTCTGACTGCTGGACGCTGTGTGATGACGGCTATCAGCGTATTTTTTACCGTCTGGAAGGTGAGCTTGCCGCCGACGGTAGCGTCCTGACCCTGCGCAGTTTTATCGATAGCAATGGCCACGCGCTGGAGCTGGACGATATTGACGCCAGAGCGCGGGAGTTGATTCGCTTAATGCCAGTGCTGCGTCTGCGCGATGCTCGCTTTATGCGCCGTATCCGTAACGGCACGGTACCGAACGTGCCGGACGTGGAAATTACCGCTCGCCAGCTCGATTTTCTCTCCCGCGAACTGGTGACCAGTCCGCAAAATCTCAGCGATGGGCAAATCCGTCAGGGGCTGGCGGCAATGGGACAACTGCTGGAGCACTACTTCTCTGAGCAGGGCTCCGGGCCTGCTATTCAGCGTTTGATGCGTCGTCGTTCGCACGATGAACAGCGCAGCTGGCGCTACCTGGATTTAATCAATCGCATGATCGATAAACCCGGCGCGCGCAACCACCGGGTGATCTTGCTGGGGATGTTCGCCACGTTGTTACAGGCGAAAGGGGCGGTCAGGCTGGATAAGGACGCGCGTCCGCTACTGCTGGTGGAAGACCCGGAAACGCGACTCCACCCGATTATGCTGTCGGTGGCGTGGAGCCTGCTTAATCTGATGCCGCTGCAACGCATTGCCACCACCAATTCCGGCGAGCTGTTGTCATTAACGCCGATGCAGAATGTCTGCCGCCTGGTGCGAGAATCCTCCCGCGTTGCTGCCTGGCGGCTAGGGCCGGAGGGAATGAACGCTGAGGATAGCCGACGAATCTCCTTTCACATCCGCTTTAATCGCGCTTCCTCGCTGTTTGCCCGCTGCTGGCTGCTGGTGGAAGGCGAAACCGAAACCTGGGTGATTAACGAACTGGCGCGCCAGTGTGGGCACCATTTTGATGCGGAAGGTATCAAGGTTATCGAGTTTGCCCAATCTGGCTTAAAGCCGCTGATTAAGTTTGCCCGGCGGATGGGCATTGAGTGGCACGTGCTGGTGGATGGCGATGAGGCGGGGAAAAAATACGCGGCTACCGTGCGTGGGCTGCTCAATAACGACCGTGAGCAGGAGCGCTATCATCTGACCACGTTACCCGCGCTGGATATGGAACACTTTATGTATAAGCAAGGGTTTTCCAATGTTTACCATCGCGTTGCCCAGTTGCCAGAAAATATTCCTATGAATATGCGCCGGGTGATCACCAAAGCGATTCACCGCTCTTCAAAACCAGATTTAGCGATTGAGGTGGCGATGGAAGCGGGGCGGCGCGGCATTGATGCTGTACCGCCGCTGCTGAAGAAGATGTTTTCACGCGTGGTCTGGTTGGCACGCGGGAAGGCAGATTAA
- the aqpZ gene encoding aquaporin Z yields MFRKLAAECFGTFWLVFGGCGSAVLAAAFPELGIGFAGVALAFGLTVLTMAYAVGHISGGHFNPAVTLGLWAGGRFPAKDVIGYIIAQVVGGIIAAAILYLVASGKAGFDAAASGFASNGYGEHSPGGFSMLSAIVIEIVLTCGFLIVIHGATDKNAPAGFAPIAIGLALTLIHLISIPVTNTSVNPARSTAVAIFQGGWALNQLWLFWLMPIIGGILGGLIYRNLLEKK; encoded by the coding sequence ATGTTTAGAAAATTGGCTGCAGAGTGTTTCGGCACCTTCTGGCTGGTATTTGGTGGTTGCGGTAGCGCGGTTCTGGCTGCAGCATTCCCGGAATTAGGCATTGGTTTTGCCGGTGTCGCACTGGCATTCGGTTTAACCGTTCTGACGATGGCTTATGCCGTCGGTCATATCTCTGGCGGTCACTTTAACCCAGCGGTTACCCTGGGCCTGTGGGCTGGCGGTCGCTTCCCGGCGAAAGACGTGATTGGCTATATTATCGCGCAGGTTGTCGGCGGTATTATTGCTGCGGCTATTTTGTACCTCGTTGCCAGCGGTAAAGCGGGCTTTGATGCAGCAGCAAGCGGCTTTGCTTCTAACGGTTACGGCGAACACTCACCGGGCGGCTTCTCTATGCTTTCCGCTATCGTGATTGAAATCGTACTGACCTGCGGCTTCCTGATTGTGATTCACGGTGCGACTGATAAAAATGCACCGGCAGGCTTTGCTCCGATCGCTATAGGCCTGGCGCTGACCCTGATTCACCTGATCAGCATTCCTGTGACTAACACCTCTGTGAACCCGGCGCGTAGTACTGCGGTCGCCATTTTCCAGGGCGGTTGGGCGTTGAACCAGCTGTGGCTGTTCTGGCTGATGCCAATTATTGGCGGTATCCTCGGTGGCCTGATTTATCGCAACCTGCTGGAAAAGAAATAA
- a CDS encoding lysine exporter LysO family protein, whose amino-acid sequence MLSGLLIILVPLIIGYLIPLTHRGALGLINRLLSWIVYLILFFMGISLAFLDNLATNLLAIFHYSAISIVVILACNTAALLWLEKIRPWGHPKHQEKLPSRLAMALESLKLCFVVVAGFVLGLSGLSFLQHATAASEYTLIFLLFLVGIQLRNSGMTLRQIILNRRGMLIALVVIASSMVAGVINAFLLGLPIKTGLAMASGFGWYSLSGILLTDAYGPVIGSATFFNDLARELVAIMLIPGLVRRSRSTALGLCGATSMDFTLPVLQRSGGVEMVPPAIVHGFVLSLLVPIMMAFFTA is encoded by the coding sequence ATGTTATCTGGATTGCTCATCATTCTGGTGCCGTTAATTATCGGCTACCTTATTCCCCTGACCCACCGAGGCGCACTCGGGCTCATTAATCGCCTGCTGAGCTGGATTGTGTACCTTATTCTCTTTTTCATGGGGATCAGTCTGGCATTCCTGGATAATCTGGCCACAAACTTACTGGCCATTTTTCATTATTCCGCCATTAGTATTGTGGTTATTCTGGCCTGTAATACGGCAGCGCTCTTGTGGCTGGAAAAAATCCGCCCGTGGGGTCACCCTAAACATCAGGAGAAATTACCCTCCCGTTTAGCCATGGCACTGGAATCATTAAAACTGTGCTTCGTGGTCGTCGCTGGTTTCGTTCTCGGACTGAGCGGCCTTTCCTTTTTACAGCACGCCACCGCCGCCAGCGAATATACGCTGATCTTCCTGCTGTTCCTGGTGGGTATTCAGCTGCGTAATAGCGGCATGACGCTTCGCCAAATTATTCTCAACCGTCGCGGGATGCTAATTGCGTTGGTTGTCATTGCCAGTTCAATGGTCGCGGGCGTCATCAACGCCTTCCTGCTCGGCCTGCCGATTAAAACCGGACTGGCGATGGCCTCCGGCTTCGGCTGGTATTCACTCTCAGGCATTCTGCTCACCGACGCCTACGGCCCGGTTATCGGCAGCGCCACCTTCTTTAATGACCTGGCGCGCGAACTGGTGGCGATTATGTTGATTCCTGGCCTGGTACGCCGCAGCCGCTCCACCGCGCTCGGCCTGTGCGGTGCCACCTCGATGGACTTCACCCTCCCCGTCCTGCAACGCTCCGGCGGCGTAGAGATGGTGCCTCCCGCCATCGTTCACGGCTTTGTCTTAAGCCTGCTGGTTCCTATCATGATGGCCTTCTTCACCGCGTGA
- the hcp gene encoding hydroxylamine reductase, with protein MFCVQCEQTIRTPAGNGCSYSQGMCGKTAETSDLQDLLIASLQGLSAWAVKAREYGIISHDVDNFAPRAFFSTLTNVNFDSPRIVGYAREAIAMRDALKAQCLVVDAKACVNNPMADLQLVSDDLGALQQQAAEFTPNKDKATIGENILGLRLLCLYGLKGAAAYMEHAHVLDQYDNDIYAQYHKIMAWLGTWPSDMNALLECSMEIGQMNFKVMSILDAGETTKYGHPTPTQVNVKATEGKCILISGHDLKDLYNLLVQTEGTGVNVYTHGEMLPAHGYPELRKFKHLIGNYGSGWQNQQVEFARFPGPIVMTSNCIIDPTVGAYDDRIWTRSIVGWPDVSHLEGDDFGPVIAQAQQMAGFPYSEIPHLITVGFGRQTLLGAADSLIDLVSREKLRHIFLVGGCDGARGERNYFTDFATSVPDDCLILTLACGKYRFNKLEFGDIEGLPRLIDAGQCNDAYSAIILAVTLAEKLGCGVNDLPLSLVLSWFEQKAIVILLTLLSLGVKNIVTGPTAPGFFTPDLLAVLNEKFGLRSVTTVEEDMKQLLNA; from the coding sequence ATGTTTTGTGTGCAATGTGAACAAACCATCCGTACTCCGGCAGGAAACGGCTGCTCTTACTCACAGGGTATGTGCGGGAAGACTGCTGAAACATCCGATCTGCAGGATCTGTTGATTGCCTCCCTGCAAGGTCTGTCCGCATGGGCGGTGAAAGCACGTGAATACGGCATCATCAGCCACGACGTTGATAACTTCGCCCCGCGCGCGTTCTTCTCTACCCTGACCAACGTTAACTTCGACTCCCCACGTATCGTTGGCTACGCTCGCGAAGCGATTGCCATGCGTGACGCGCTGAAAGCGCAGTGCCTGGTCGTTGACGCGAAAGCTTGCGTTAACAACCCTATGGCTGACCTGCAATTGGTGAGCGACGACTTAGGTGCGCTGCAACAGCAGGCCGCTGAATTTACCCCGAACAAAGACAAAGCAACCATCGGCGAGAACATCCTCGGCCTGCGTCTGCTGTGCCTGTACGGCCTGAAAGGTGCGGCAGCTTACATGGAGCACGCCCACGTTCTGGATCAGTACGACAACGACATCTACGCTCAGTACCACAAAATCATGGCGTGGCTGGGTACCTGGCCTTCCGATATGAATGCTCTGCTGGAGTGTTCCATGGAAATCGGCCAGATGAACTTCAAAGTGATGAGCATTCTGGACGCCGGTGAAACCACCAAATACGGACACCCAACGCCAACTCAGGTCAACGTGAAAGCGACCGAAGGCAAATGTATTCTGATCTCCGGTCACGACCTGAAAGACTTGTACAACCTGCTGGTACAAACCGAAGGCACCGGCGTTAACGTCTATACCCACGGTGAAATGCTGCCAGCACACGGCTACCCAGAGCTGCGTAAATTCAAACACCTGATCGGTAACTACGGCAGCGGCTGGCAGAACCAGCAGGTTGAATTCGCCCGCTTCCCAGGCCCAATCGTGATGACCTCCAACTGCATCATCGACCCAACCGTTGGCGCATACGATGACCGTATCTGGACGCGTAGCATCGTCGGCTGGCCAGACGTGAGCCACCTGGAAGGTGACGACTTCGGTCCAGTTATCGCACAGGCACAGCAAATGGCGGGCTTCCCGTACAGCGAAATCCCACACCTGATCACCGTAGGTTTCGGTCGTCAGACCCTGCTGGGTGCCGCGGATTCTCTGATTGATCTGGTAAGCCGTGAAAAACTGCGTCACATCTTCCTGGTCGGTGGCTGCGACGGCGCACGCGGCGAACGTAACTACTTCACCGACTTCGCTACCAGCGTACCGGACGACTGCCTGATCCTGACTCTGGCCTGCGGTAAATACCGTTTCAACAAACTGGAATTCGGCGATATCGAAGGCCTGCCGCGTCTGATTGATGCCGGTCAGTGTAACGATGCGTACTCTGCCATCATTCTGGCGGTCACCCTGGCTGAGAAACTGGGCTGTGGCGTGAACGACCTGCCGCTGTCTCTGGTGCTGTCCTGGTTCGAACAAAAAGCGATCGTGATTCTGC